The Carassius auratus strain Wakin chromosome 27, ASM336829v1, whole genome shotgun sequence genome includes a region encoding these proteins:
- the LOC113045073 gene encoding transmembrane protein 71-like, producing MSFFFKGAVTSSPVKTRRQEAEYICQSLDVSHICDSPFECFSTNPLTGSVCVCRRSPRLLANGYYVLTEDSFTTDDEGNVTLTPSHTSVSYKENLVRIFRRKHGARKSLASLLSDVNQSCQSWQEGSVFRRPDPITPLLSSSLDELDNSYETNTPLSFTYDPVSSPYKMPPQTQLEEEEPPREPCSAHEQSSQSVSGLLDVPPPSMCHLNSYSSSSKTSETVLLKVLLLILTLCLCIAISSGWLLGGVSAAVAFMVLLSSICMLKPGTAVRWRRAKTEDITSRNE from the exons ATGTCTTTCTTCTTTAAAGGAGCGGTTACAA GTTCTCCAGTTAAGACCAGAAGGCAGGAGGCTGAATATATTTGTCAAAG tcTTGATGTTTCCCACATCTGTGACTCCCCCTTCGAGTGTTTCTCCACCAATCCGCTGACAGGCTCTGTGTGCGTGTGCCGTCGAAGTCCCCGGCTACTAGCCAATGGTTATTATGTTCTGACAGAGGACAGTTTTACAACAGATGACGAGGGTAACGTCACTCTGACTCCCTCACACACCAGCGTCTCGTACAAAGAGAATCTTGTCCG CATATTCAGACGAAAGCATGGGGCAAGAAAGTCACTGGCAAGTCTTCTTAGTGATGTTAACCAGTCATGCCAATCCTGGCAGGAAGGAAGTGTATTTAGAAGACCTGACCCCATTACTCCCCTCCTGTCATCATCATTGGATGAGCTGGATAATAGCTATGAGACAAACACACCCCTCAGCTTCACATATG ACCCTGTTTCCTCCCCTTATAAAATGCCTCCTCAGACTCAGCTAGAAGAGGAGGAGCCTCCACGTGAGCCATGCTCCGCCCATGAACAATCCAGCCAATCAGTAAGCGGCCTCCTGGATGTTCCTCCCCCATCCATGTGTCACCTCAATAGTTATAGCTCATCCAGCAAGACATCAG aAACTGTGCTCTTGAAAGTCCTTCTCCTCATCCTAACTTTGTGCCTCTGCATTGCCATCTCCTCCGG ATGGCTGCTGGGAGGTGTTTCTGCAGCAGTGGCGTTCATGGTTCTGCTTTCATCTATAT gtaTGTTGAAACCTGGAACTGCAGTGCGCTGGAGAAGAGCAAAGACTGAG GACATCACCTCCAGAAACGAGTGA
- the ift57 gene encoding intraflagellar transport protein 57 homolog, whose translation MAEEEERGPGSVFQTFVLMEDLLDKLKVLDYEQHVLDKHSIKPLSRHYFVSSPHVLSNPGEQFYMFSVIAAWLISLCGRPFDTPQEYDDPNATVSNILSELRALGGQVDFPPSKLKSGSGEHVVYVLDQLVEKALKSKGFTWDRPTYPSVEVEDECVQEDDAELTLSKVEEEMTQEDEEYEEEDGLDLDALKTRTNPSELSGWRPAVVLESDVDAAEWNLEVERVLPQLKVTIRTDNKDWRIHLDQMHQHQEGINTSLQDAKGCLFKLREDISKTLEKVSSREKYLNTQLEHLISEYRQAQAQLNKVKELYQQASGGVTERTRILAEISEELEKVKQEMEEKGSSMSDGAPVVKIRQSLTKLKQEIEQMDVRMGVVEHTLLQAKLREKNNMTRDMHATHLLEPNTQTY comes from the exons ATGGCGGAGGAAGAAGAGCGCGGACCCGGTTCGGTTTTTCAGACGTTTGTGCTGATGGAGGATCTTCTGGATAAACTCAAGGTTCTGGATTATGAACAGCATGTTCTGGATAAACACAGCATCAAACCCCTTTCCAG GCATTATTTTGTCTCTAGCCCTCATGTGTTGTCAAATCCTGGAGAGCAGTTCTATATGTTCAGTGTAATTGCCGCCTGGTTGATTTCTCTGTGCGGCCGGCCGTTTGACACACCGCAGGAGTATGATGACCCCAATGCCACTGTCTCCAATATCCTGTCTGAGCTGCGTGCCCTG GGAGGCCAGGTTGATTTCCCCCCATCTAAGCTGAAGTCTGGGTCTGGAGAGCATGTTGTTTATGTTCTAGATCAGCTGGTAGAAAAGGCACTAAAGAGTAAAGGATTCACCTGGGacag GCCGACTTACCCGTCTGTGGAGGTGGAAGATGAGTGTGTGCAGGAAGATGATGCTGAGCTCACACTCAGTAAAGTTGAGGAAGAAATGACA caggaggatgaggagtaTGAGGAAGAGGATGGTCTTGATTTAGATGCATTGAAGACCAGAACCAATCCGAGT GAACTCAGTGGATGGAGGCCTGCGGTGGTTCTGGAGTCAGATGTTGATGCCGCTGAATGGAATCTGGAGGTGGAGCGAGTTCTTCCACAACTAAAAGTCACCATTCGAACCGACAACAAG GATTGGAGGATTCATCTTGATCAAATGCATCAACATCAAGAAGGCATCAACACATCCTTGCAAGATGCCAAG GGGTGTCTGTTTAAATTGAGggaggacatcagtaaaacattGGAGAAAGTGAGCAGTCGTGAGAAATATCTCAACACTCAGCTTGAGCATCTTATTTCAGAGTACCGCCAGGCACAAGCACAGCTCAACAAG GTAAAGGAGCTTTATCAGCAGGCCAGTGGAGGCGTCACAGAGAGAACCAGGATTCTAGCTGAA ATCAGCGAAGAGCTAGAAAAAGTCAAACAGGAAATGGAAGAGAAAGGCAGCAGCATGTCTGATGGAG CTCCAGTGGTGAAGATCCGTCAGAGTCTGACCAAGCTGAAGCAGGAGATCGAGCAGATGGATGTTCGGATGGGAGTGGTGGAGCACACGTTACTGCAAGCCAAACTCCGAGAGAAAAACAACATGACCAGAGACATGCATGCGACACACCTCTTAGAACCCAACACACAAACTTACTGA